The Agaribacterium sp. ZY112 genome includes the window ACCGAACTTGGTATTGAGTACGCCGACGAAAACCTTTTCTTAAGTGCGGCGGTTTACCAAAGTGAAATCACCGATGTGATTATGGATCAAATTGGCCGTGGTACTTATTATGAAAACGCTGGTAAATTCGAAACCCAAGGTTTAGAACTTGCAGCAGCATACCAATGGGATTCACTGCGTGTAACAGCTAACTACAGTAAAGAAGACCCACAATTTAACGGCCACGATGTTGAAGGCTACGAAGAGATTGGCCTGGCAAACAGCCGAGGGGACACTTGGAACTTAGGTGCAAGCTACATTCTTTCTGAAGCATGGGAATTTGAATACCAATTCACTTACACCCAAGACATCACCGTCAATACACTTTATCGAGCCAAAGAAATAGGTTGGATAGACGATATTCAGCAAGTTGAGAAGCCCGGCTACCAAGTGCACGACATATTTGTACGCTGGAAACCTCTTGGCGACAGCCTCAACGTAGACTTAGCGGTACTGAATTTATTTGACGAACACTACCGTGACCAAAGCAGTGTTGCCGACTACGGTAGCGTACCTGGCTGGAATATGGTTAAAGGCCTTTATGAGCCCGGCCGCGATGTACGCGCAACCGTAACTTACAACTTCTAAACTTCTAAACTTCTTCCTTCAAAGGTTTAAGGAGTGGTGCCGCCCCAAACGGTGCTGCTCCTATTTTTTATGAGATCAAAAACCCGTTTACTGTGGATGCATTTACACAGCTACATCGCCTGTTTTTTTCTTCCTATTGCTCTACTTTATTTAGCTACCGGGCTTGTTTATATGCTCGGTTATGAGGGAGAAGAAAGTGAATTATTACATCAACCTTTTACACTAGAGAATAAAACCTGGCCCATCGACGAAGCTAAAGTTAAAGCCGAGCTCGAGCCTTTTATTAAAGAAAATAAACTAGGCCCTTTTCCAACCGACTTTTATAACGAAGAGGGAAAATGGTTAAGCTGGTATAGCTACAAAGGCGCCATCACTCTCTTCCCTACTGAAGATCCTGGTGAATACACACTGGAAGTAATTGAACATGATTTTTGGAAAAGTTTACTGCTTATCCACAAAAGCTATGCTGGGCCTTTTTTTTGGTACCTAAGCTTTGCCTTTGGTTTAAGCCTCTTATTTAGCCTAACAAGCGGTTTGATCATTGCTATAGCAAGCAAAAAATTTAGATCAAACTCTCTAATTAGCTTAGTTATTGGTTGCGCTACTTTATTACTAGCGTATTTACTAGGAAATTAACAAGTAAGGCCAGAAAATCTTCGTTCTCTGGCCTTACTAAATCGTTAAAGATTAGTCACAGCCACTATTAAAACGCTGCCCACCTTCTTCCCAAGTACACTGACCATCAATGCACTGGTATAAGTTATTATCAAATTGATTCGTTGCGTGATCAAAAATCTTAAACCAACCACCATCATCCCAAACGGCCGTAGCCTGATTTTTTTCAGAGGCAAATTCCGCATCAAACTTTTGATACCAGTAGCGAATATTATTACAGTTCATCGCTTGATAACGCGAGCCCCAGCCGCTGCCCCACTCACCAATATAAATCGGCATATTATTGCCCACACTAGTCGACCACTGGATCATAAGATCCATGGGCTCATAAATATGGCTATCAGTCCAGTTATCGTTGTAATCACCTTGATGATTACCGTGGAAAGACCAGGGGTTGTAGTGATGGAAGGTAGCCATCAGATAAGGATCTTCACCTCTACCCACGTCATCAAGATGAGGCCAAGTCTCAGCCATCTCGTGAGCACCAAACCAGCGGTTACCGCCGATTAAAATAATACGCTTAGGATCAAGTTCACGAATTTTACGATAGGCCTTACCCGTCATATCACGTAAAGCGGCAGGGTCCATACCTTCATTACTACCGGTAGATTTATGCGGCTCATTTAAAATTTCATAAGTCAGACGGTAATCTCTATCAATATATAAATCGGCAATATCACTCCAGAGTCGCTCTAGCATAACCGCATTTTCTTGATCCTTAAGCCCCTTTTCATGGTGCGCATTAATAACAACATGCATACCCGATAGTGACAGGGCGTAATCAATGGTTGCTGTAATTTCCGCTAAACGAGGGTGTTGACGATTAATTTGACCATTATTAGCACTTGTTAATAGATTCGAGCCATCAATACTTTCCGTCCACGTGATGGGGATACGTACATTTCGATGCCCTAAAGCATAATAGGCATCTATTTTTGCTTTAGCTGCCGTAAACGTACGTGGATGCTGATCACTTTCAAACATTTGACCTAAATTAAAACCTTTGCCCATTGCTTCTATCGCAACATGCGCTGTAATGCCTGCAGGCTCTGGCGAGTTTGAAGGGATAGGACTTGGTGAAGATTCAGGTGAGGGGCTAATGACAGGCGAAGGACTTACACTTGACACAGGGCTTGGGCTTAGTGAAGGACTAGGAGTCGGAGTAAGGCTAGGTATAACACTTGGTTCAGGACTTGGCATGACAGAAGAGCCACACAACTCGCCATTTAAACGAAACTCATTTACCTGCACCGCTTTTGATGAACTTTTATTTATTAGAAAACCAAAGTTTGAACTGCCATTAACAGCAATTCGCCCATTCCATGAATTTGATTTATTAGCAGCTTCTATATTTTTACCACTATTACTAAAGTTTGCATTCCAACCGTTAGCAAACGTTTCACCTTCACCGAGTTGCCACTGCAATTCGTAGCCATTAATACTTTCAATACCTGTATTGTTAATGCTAATGTTAATTTGCGCGCCACTATTCCACTCATTAGTAATTGTGTAATCAACATCACATGATAATGCACTGCTTACGCCACTAAACAACAGAGTACTTAGGCCTACAAGCGCCGTGATAGGTTTAAGCCGTCTACGATGACAAATATCCGATATAACAAGCTTCTTTTCCATTATTTTTATCCTTAAAGTTTGCATGAAAGTCATACGACTTATCCATACTACAAACTTAATGCATACAAAAAGTGCAAATAAGCACAGATTAATAGTTAAAATAATAAAATTCGTAGAATATGTGAAAGCCTTCAAAAAAACTCAAGGCGAAGCCCTAAGTAAAGCAAAGCCTAGTACGCACCAACAGACAAACACTAGATACTTTTAAGGGCTAATAGGTGGGACCAATTCTTTACGAGATAATGGCTAAGAGCAAGGCGCAGATATTAAGGCTCATTAATTTAACCGCTACTCACCAAGTAAACGTAAAACACCTTTAGCTTGCTCGTTAGCCTGAACCCTAAGCGCAATAGCCACTTCAGATTGAATTTGATTAGCGCTTAGCTCAGAGATCTCTTTAGCAAGATCGGCATCTTGAATCCGTGAGCGCGAACTTACCGCTTCTAACTCACGACTAAACAAGCCATCAATCGAAGACTCTAAGCGATTAGTTTGAGCGCCAATTTGAGAGTTAGAGTTATCCACCTCAGTTTGAACATCATCAACAATACTAAGGGCTTGCTGGGCCGAAGCCACACTTGAAAGATCGATGTTTTCGAAATCAAGCTCTTCTAAGCTTTGCTCAAAATTAGCCAAGCTAATGTCAATTTCGGCACCCTCATCACTGCCTAAAACAATACTGACACTTTGGTTCGTATTTAAAATAGTCTGCCCATTAAAACTGGTGTTCTTAACACTACTTTGGATCTCGGCTTTAAGCTCTTGAGCCTCTGTATTTAAAGCACCTCTATCTGATTCACTCAGCACCCCGTTAGATGCCTGTAAAGCCAATTCACGAATGCGATCAAGGCCTTGCGTAATATTTTCAAAAGCGCCACCAGCAACCTGCAAATAACTGATACCGTCATTCGCATTGCGCCCCGCTTGTGATTGTTCCTGGATCTCCGTGCTTAAACGATTGGAAATAACCAAGCCAGCGGCATCATCTGCGGCAGAGTTAATATGGCTGCCAGAAGCAATACGCTCAGAAGTCTGCTGGATATTATTCGCCGTCTGTGTAAGCGTATTTGATCCGATAGTATTAATAGCCATAAAGCATCACCCTATAAGACAAGTAGCGACTAAAAATAGGGCGTTAATCACCCAAGAACAGCCAAACAAAATAGAACGCTAATCCGCAAGCTTACGCCGATAGTAAAGTGAATAGAAAGGGTATTAATTTATTAAAAAAAACTGCTAAGACGTTTTGGTTATGTATACCCCCTTAGCATGAGAACAATAGGGCAATAAGCTCCGATCTTCTGAACAGATCTAACGTTTTAACGTTATCGACTTCACCCCTTCAGCTTTCCAAAACACAGCGCAGGTGTTTAAGCTTTCAGCCTCGACTCTAAGTCCATTTAAATAAGCATGACGAACCAGATCAAACAAAGCCATACCGCCTGGCGCACTTAAATCTATAGCGTAAGCCTTATGCTCATTACAACGCGCAGGCTCTTTTAACTCACTAGAAAGCTGAAAAAGAACAGCTTCAGAGGGCGTCATAGCTTTAATCATTACAACCTCGCCAGACCAAGAAGCAGCCAGTACCGATGATGTTCCAAATAAAAAAACTAATGCCAACAATAGTTTCACCGCCATCCTCCGAAAGTTAAAAACGCTATAAACCTACAGGCCATACTTAACACATAACTACCACACCAACTCATAGCAATGAGACAAGAAGCCGAAAAGTCACTATGATTACTTCAAACCAATACTTATAACACTGCACGGTGTAAATACAACACCAGGGCAGTGATTAGTATCACCACTATTATCACTGTAATAAAACCAAACATTCTTTCCTGTAGCTTTAGCATGAAGAGCTGCTGAAAGTAAGGCGCTATTATTATTTCTTATAGCAACATAGCCACCTGAACACTCAGCAGATAATTCACTACTCACTTTTAAACATGTCACTCCAGAGTTAGGTGAATCTTGACCACCATTAACCAATATACGAGTAATATTTGTATCACCAATCACGATAGATTCAGCCCAAGAAAAGCTGCTAAGCACCAGAGCCAAGAAAATAGAATACTTCATAAAACACCAACAAACTTAAACACTATAAAAAAATAAACAGTACAGCAAGCTAACGAGCAACACTCAAAAACAGCATAATAAGTATTTACTAGCAACGCCCAGACGCTTGATCAACTTTAACTAATAATGCTTGTAACTCCAACTTTAAGGCCTGCTTTACTTCATCAGCTTCCGCCTTAGATTTATCTAGAGAAATAGTGGAAGCCGCTCTATCACTGAGCCACTCACACGAACGCCCCCCATCATCAAAGTTAGTTTCTAAGCTCCAGTAAGCATACATCTGATCATCACTACCAGGCTCTAAAGTAAACCCATATTTTTTTACTATCAGACTAAACCCGCTTACATAGCCGATACTGGTTTGACTGAGCGCCGACAAAACTTCGTCTTTAGCACTAAAACCCGCTTTAACAGCGCTAGCATCAATCTCTTTAGCGATGCCTTCATCTATCGCAACACCAATGGCGATACCCATGGCGCCCATAGATGAACTGAGCATTAAGCCCGCCCCAGCACCTTTACCAGAAAACCTAATGCGATCCGGCTCTGCTATAGAGACATCAGCTTTAATCGATTTTTCACCGGGAAAGCCAGAGCAAGCACTTAAAAAAACGCTTAAAATAGTCGAGAGAAAAAAGAATCGAGACAACCCCATAACAACCTCAATTAAAAACCTATTAAACACAAACACGCGCCTAAGAAAAGCATTCAAAGGCGCGCTCACCGCTTTCATAGAAACTACGTCAACTAGGGGTTGTAAACGTAATTAATCCTACAACGACTACCATTCATGGAGCTCGTTACCGCCTGAATACATACCCTATTATTTTGAGCTTTTTCTGCAAGAAGAAAACTCATCACATAATCTTTATTATTTGAGTCATGCTTTAAATAAAATCCACCTGGGCACAAAGAAGGATTCTCCTCATACTCAACCCAAATACCATAGGTATCATTACCATTAGCCCATATTCTAAATGTATCGATAGGACCACAAAACTTTTGCGTGTCAGCTACAGATTGAAATGACAAAAAAAGAAATAAGAACGCAGAAATAAACTTCATAAAACACCTAAGTCAGTAAAAAACATACAAGCATGCGAGGAGTCATTACCATCAAAAAGACCTTACATAGCCAAAACTCTAATTAAGAATTAAAGAAATAACAGGAACAAGCCATGGATAGTTATAAGTATCACTAATAGCCATATCATATAAATCACTAATATTGCTGGACATTGCCCCACCCACACCATACTCGGACATGTGAAAATCATTTACACCGTTAGCAACAACCACGTCAAAGGGGCTTTGAGATAAGTCAACAGGGGAAACAGTGTCAACTGGAACCGTATTAATAGCCAAAGCACTTAATGTTGGTATAAAGCACGAGCTTTCTCGATGCACTTCAATTCCATCACTGTATGGATTTGGCCATGTTTCACTAAGCACATCACCTAATCGCTCACCAAGCTGTTTAGGTACATCTACAGTCGAACAAGGGATGTCATCTAAATGAGGCGCCCACTCCCAATAGATAGTTTTTTCGTACTTGTCCGTTCCGTCACCAAACGACAATTCTTCGCTTGCATCTTGGTAATCCATCCTCCCCCAAAACATAACAGGACCTGAGTTCGGACGCGCTTGGTGTACATTCAGCCAAAGCTTGTTATAGCTATTAACACTATCTGAGTGAGACTTATAATATAAGTACTTATCACCGGTTACCCCGGCTTGATACCCTCCACTTATTGAACCATTCGCGATGGCGGAATTAGTTTTTGTGTTTTTAGGAAAGCCCAAAGCAGCCAGCTCAGCCTGAAGCGCAAGCCCTAGAGAATGCATTTCATTACCATATAGTTTGTTTTGTATAAGTAACTGCTTGCCTGCATTCGAATCAATACTCTCAGTAATCAAAAGCTGCGCTGTGGTAATAGTCGACTTAGCTTTTCTCAACTCTTCATGAGCCGTTTCACTCAAGAGTAAATCATGGTTAAAAGCGAAATCATCAACAAGCCACTCACCTATATCCATCAATTTGTCTGATAACCAACCTGTATTATCAGCCTTGGCTCTCTCCGTAGCATCTCTTAGGAAGATTGGAACATACTGAAGAGAAAGAGGAACATGCGCACCTAAATGAGGAGAATCATATGAAATATAATGGCTTACATTATGAACCACCCCCTGCTGCTCCATAGTAGTCAGCGCATACCTAGCGACAACGCCGCCCAAACTCAAACCAACCAACACCACTTCCTGATTAGAAGTACGAAGCGATTCAATTTTCTTTATTGCTTGAACTAAGGCCAAACCTTTATTTTGAAGATAATCTTCATTGTTATTAGAAAAATCAAAATACACAACATCGACATTTGAAGCCTTGGCCTTATCTAGCAAATCCCGAGGGATATTACCTAGCCCCAGCGGTTCTAATCCCTCGGAAAAATCTAAATCGTAGGGCCCCACCACATAGAGAATTCTATTCAGATTAGCCCCGTTATCAGCAGGCACTATCTTTACATCTAAAGAACCAAAATCAACATAGGACTCTTTTGCATCAACTGAACACCCAGACGGATCGTAAAAATCCGCTACATTTTCACAGGTACCAGAGTGAGCCTTTAAAGCCACCAAAAACAAGCAAAGCCCAACAAAGCTAAAAACCTTTAATAAAAACCTCATACATCCCCCTAAATGAAACCATTAATCCGAAACAACAAGACCACCTAACTATAACACCCGGCCCAACAAACAAAGATCTATTACGTGCCAAACACCTATACAATAAAAAATTTAATTCATTACAAATTAAATGACCATATCCTTTCCCAACCATTCCTTAATGAGAAAAAATATGTACAAAAAATAGCAACCATGCTACTTCTAGCATCATCATTAAACACTCATGCTGCCTGGCACAACTTGACTGGCGAAATAACCCACATAAATTTTTATGCTACGACAGACACCGTGCTAGTAAAGCTTGAAGGCCCAGGAATCCCTGTGGATGCATGTTCAAGCAAAGATTACTTCGCTATTGATGGAACCACGCCTGAAGCAAGAAGAAGTCAAATGATTGCAGCATTACTTTCTGAAAAAACAGCAGGAACAAAGGACACTATTGCATACGACTTCACCAGCTTCTGCGTACCTTAGTAACAACCCGAGCGCATACAGAAGCATATTAAGAGTAGTTAGATAATAACCGACAACCGTACAACAACGAAAAACCGGCACACGCTGTTGTACTGAACGCATCACACTTAAGCTTTTTTAGATTCCCCATCAACCTACCCGGTACACCTTCATACGACCATGGGAACAACCACCTTCTGCATCATAACCAATATTAATTGGCTCACCACTTGCGTAGGCTAAAAGTAAACGGGAAAGGACCTGCTGCCTAGTTGCATCAGGTGTTGATGCATCGATAGAAAAATAGTCCGTCTGGCAAGCTGGGTGAGAGGACGGCTGATTTTCTAGCCTTATCAGTATATGATTGGTATAGGTATAAGTAAGCACATGGGTTACCTTGCCAACTATATTAGCGTTGTAACCAGCATAAGATTTAAAGCTAAAAAACAGCAAAAACAACACACAACAAAATTTCATAAAAACTCCTTTTAAATAAATTTATTGCAGTCAATGGCACCAAGGCATATCACAAACATACAAAAGCCAATGCAAAGCACATCTAATATAAAACAAAGCAATACTTACTATAGAAAAATAACAAAGTCATAAAACACGAAAGGTTAATAAGCGGCAATGCGTGAAGCGACCACTTTACCGGATAAAAATGCCACACCACCAGTACCACATTGACTCGAGCTTTCCGCAACCTTTATCAATGAACCACTTTTCTGCGCAGCTAATAGCACTGAAAGAACTCGATTAATTTCGCCTTCACTACCTTCATAAGCATATTTAGTAGCATCTGGGCAAGAAGCTGGATTGATAATTGCACCTGTTGTTTCAAACAGAATAAAGCCACTATAACCGGCATAAATAACTGTTAC containing:
- a CDS encoding cellulase family glycosylhydrolase, with translation MEKKLVISDICHRRRLKPITALVGLSTLLFSGVSSALSCDVDYTITNEWNSGAQINISINNTGIESINGYELQWQLGEGETFANGWNANFSNSGKNIEAANKSNSWNGRIAVNGSSNFGFLINKSSSKAVQVNEFRLNGELCGSSVMPSPEPSVIPSLTPTPSPSLSPSPVSSVSPSPVISPSPESSPSPIPSNSPEPAGITAHVAIEAMGKGFNLGQMFESDQHPRTFTAAKAKIDAYYALGHRNVRIPITWTESIDGSNLLTSANNGQINRQHPRLAEITATIDYALSLSGMHVVINAHHEKGLKDQENAVMLERLWSDIADLYIDRDYRLTYEILNEPHKSTGSNEGMDPAALRDMTGKAYRKIRELDPKRIILIGGNRWFGAHEMAETWPHLDDVGRGEDPYLMATFHHYNPWSFHGNHQGDYNDNWTDSHIYEPMDLMIQWSTSVGNNMPIYIGEWGSGWGSRYQAMNCNNIRYWYQKFDAEFASEKNQATAVWDDGGWFKIFDHATNQFDNNLYQCIDGQCTWEEGGQRFNSGCD
- a CDS encoding flagellin — protein: MAINTIGSNTLTQTANNIQQTSERIASGSHINSAADDAAGLVISNRLSTEIQEQSQAGRNANDGISYLQVAGGAFENITQGLDRIRELALQASNGVLSESDRGALNTEAQELKAEIQSSVKNTSFNGQTILNTNQSVSIVLGSDEGAEIDISLANFEQSLEELDFENIDLSSVASAQQALSIVDDVQTEVDNSNSQIGAQTNRLESSIDGLFSRELEAVSSRSRIQDADLAKEISELSANQIQSEVAIALRVQANEQAKGVLRLLGE
- a CDS encoding esterase/lipase family protein, which encodes MRFLLKVFSFVGLCLFLVALKAHSGTCENVADFYDPSGCSVDAKESYVDFGSLDVKIVPADNGANLNRILYVVGPYDLDFSEGLEPLGLGNIPRDLLDKAKASNVDVVYFDFSNNNEDYLQNKGLALVQAIKKIESLRTSNQEVVLVGLSLGGVVARYALTTMEQQGVVHNVSHYISYDSPHLGAHVPLSLQYVPIFLRDATERAKADNTGWLSDKLMDIGEWLVDDFAFNHDLLLSETAHEELRKAKSTITTAQLLITESIDSNAGKQLLIQNKLYGNEMHSLGLALQAELAALGFPKNTKTNSAIANGSISGGYQAGVTGDKYLYYKSHSDSVNSYNKLWLNVHQARPNSGPVMFWGRMDYQDASEELSFGDGTDKYEKTIYWEWAPHLDDIPCSTVDVPKQLGERLGDVLSETWPNPYSDGIEVHRESSCFIPTLSALAINTVPVDTVSPVDLSQSPFDVVVANGVNDFHMSEYGVGGAMSSNISDLYDMAISDTYNYPWLVPVISLILN